In the genome of Crassostrea angulata isolate pt1a10 chromosome 6, ASM2561291v2, whole genome shotgun sequence, the window CCGTATAATAGCTGTTTATTAAGAAAGACCTTTGGCCAACTTATACCAACAAAGGAACTTCCTCACGGATATCATATCAATGTTGATTTTTCGGGAGGAAATCTAAGTTTGATGATTTACATAAATTGTGATTTTCTCGACGGGAAAAATATATCCATGGGAAATAAGATTAAATTGTGATTTTGAAGGTTAATTGGTCCTTGTTCGTTCCCCAGTCTTCTATTCAGATTTTGAGCAACATTGTATCATGCACAACACATTCCTGTCTGGTTTAATCctcaaatcaaaattaatttaaaaaatcacttttttggGAAAGTTAATATGAGAAAGGCTTTATATATTTGTCTGGATTTTTTAATGATCTTGCAGAGTTTATCCAGCTTGATGAATTTGGTGTTGAATCTGCCATTTACCACTGTacttggatttaaaaaaaggtcatttgtttacatattattgACAACCATAATACACATAAGCAATTTTCTCTCCTACCAGaatctataaatattttacaaaaaataacttaGAAGTTTATAATGTCCTTATTGGAGATATCTAATTTTGTGCTAAACATGAACATAAATGGTATAACCTTCTCATTAAGTGAAGTAATATTTGGCTATACAAGAGAACAAAATTATCTTATTgatattattaacaattttttacaaatcaaGGAAAAGTTCTGATCTGCATATTAGCGAACGAATGAAATCAATATTGGCTTATTATTTGATAGAGAGAAAGTTGTTTGCAAATTAAAATGAGATGTGATGATTCTATTACTAGGTGGACATTCatgtttcattgttttttattatcTGCATATGATTATAATGGGCATAACACATATATCTATATCAACATGTATAttgatgccaaaaaaaaattatgacatgCAAATAATCCCTTAGTAAATATACATTTAGAATGAGTGAGAGAGTGAAAGTGTGTTTgtctttatttataaaactattGTATTGATTAgtaataatagaaataaagCACGAAAAAAACATTGTATCAGCTGCCTTGCATAGTTGTTTATTAGATGCAGGTCCGTGGCTTCTGGGTTAAAAAAATCCGATGGACAGCCTGGGAACTACAGTTTCTTTGAACGTTTTATAAAGTTGCACTTTACAGCCCACGGTTGTTTACttcttaatataacaaaattttCACTCCTGATTACTCTTATAAAGAATTGTAAGAAAATAGCTAGACATGCCaagtggagagagagagagagagagagagagagagagagagagagagagagagagaatctttcttttaaatgaaaaggaATTAAAACAACGTTCACATAGAATTTCAAACAGCTTTTAGTCAAAATACTAGCGCTAGAGGGATTAAAAAAGAACGAAAACCGtcttaaacattttaaagtagTCGGTTGCTTAGGTTTGCAACTAATGACAGTTAACGGCAATGATTATTCTGTGTGTTACCGTAACTTGATCGACTAGAATTTGCTTGAATTTCTTTGGCGATAATATCAAAAGTGTATATTGATAATTATTTCCTTGTTGGTTGTGTCGTTCTATAAGTTACCATTATTGAAAGTAAATATCTAGTATTTCACATCATGGTGGGTCAGATTAACAATTAATTGATGGacttaccaaaaaaaataagatcATGAACATATCATGATTAAATGGTATGCAACAAAGGTTAACGTGTTCCATGATTTATTTAAGGTTTGAAAATAGATATCCAGAGCTGTAAATTGCAATGCATAATTGATATGCTGCTGCATTCCCAACAGTTGGGCATGCCTCCAGGGATTTCACAAACCATTTTATAGCATTTGTTTGGTCATTCATGAGGCAGTAACAATATCCCAATATATTGTAATGTCTATGAAGTTCAACTGGTGTTCTGATAAAGTTCTCTTCCCCATTTTCAACATAAAGTACCATCTTTTTCAAGTGTTCGACAGCAAATCGTTGTTGTTCCAGTTCTTTCTGATTGAATGCAACCTGAAACTGCACATAGCAAACATACACGAGTGGATTAATTGAACAAAAGGACCAATTACATCTTCCTTCCAATAGAGCACATTCATACTGTATAGCAGGAGGTACGCATGAAATATCCATTGAACTGAATATGACATCAAAGGCGACGTCGTTTTCGTTTGCCATATCTTTTTCTGTTACTGTTTCGTCCATGTTGGGCGAAAGTAATGTACGATTCCCACAAGTGACAAGTCCGGGTGTCCCTTTGTATGGGATTGCTATACGTTTACATAAAAGATCAGTAAGAAATTTTCCAATTACTTTATAGTTTCTCGCTTGATAGTGGTAAGTAAGTAAATACATGGTTGCAGCCAGAACGTCGTGTTCCAATCCAGTCTCAAAATACCATTTCGCCTCGGAAACGAAGTTTTGTCGTGCATCTTTGTCTGCCGTTCTTTTAGCTTCCACAAGACAAAGCATTCCAACTCGGATAGATAGAAATTTCAATGCAAAGGTTCCCATCAGTGTATCTTTCAGCTGATCAGCCACTTCCTCTGCAACTTTAATCAAACTGTCAACATTTGTTTGAAGGAACATGATTCCCATGATCACTTCCATACTGAGACTTCGAGCATGCGTGTACTTGTTTCGGcgaaatttccaatttgtaATTTGCAAAACAGTTCTACCGATGTCAAGAAAGTTGCTCTGTCGTTGTTCTTGCAATAGAATGCGCAATGTTAACAAATAACCATTTTCATATTTGTAGCGCCATTCGCAAATCAAAAAGCATTGAAGGATATTTTTCTGTATGTTTAATATTTCAGATGAAAGACGGGTCCTCACTGTTTTATCTTTAAGTTTTCCCGCAAAGAGATTTCtagatttaaagaaatagtGGGA includes:
- the LOC128190759 gene encoding uncharacterized protein LOC128190759 produces the protein MADEIIYSRTGTTDSKSISDNPESSALISAILSSDNIINEELNLFRQWAFICECAIRHIHNMDTFATGSRIDCSSSPSSDDDQMIQIKDTEVTCEEDFKVNQAGNVMIMITKDSPPGYTLLRIYKLSDHLQRHETKSCLESCIQSEGAFYLSSDRYLRYVMNLIAGMDKYSPLSFHAGESLRHGPCVMLNYGDHGMDSDMGIALRCSTWPKESIEWIFRRRKSNWPDEILIEKIKKMPCHVLPVGHPNSESCHQEWRFAFVMPERELIWNFNDVQIQCFVIFKTLKKEILDKISTDEINSFHLKTILFWLSEEIIHWDEVNLIDNVKKCLSFLNKSIQERHLSHYFFKSRNLFAGKLKDKTVRTRLSSEILNIQKNILQCFLICEWRYKYENGYLLTLRILLQEQRQSNFLDIGRTVLQITNWKFRRNKYTHARSLSMEVIMGIMFLQTNVDSLIKVAEEVADQLKDTLMGTFALKFLSIRVGMLCLVEAKRTADKDARQNFVSEAKWYFETGLEHDVLAATMYLLTYHYQARNYKVIGKFLTDLLCKRIAIPYKGTPGLVTCGNRTLLSPNMDETVTEKDMANENDVAFDVIFSSMDISCVPPAIQYECALLEGRCNWSFCSINPLVYVCYVQFQVAFNQKELEQQRFAVEHLKKMVLYVENGEENFIRTPVELHRHYNILGYCYCLMNDQTNAIKWFVKSLEACPTVGNAAAYQLCIAIYSSGYLFSNLK